A window from Candidatus Nitrospira neomarina encodes these proteins:
- the kaiC gene encoding circadian clock protein KaiC: MPRKKSSNKIVHSEFPKAPTGIQGLDDITSGGLPRGRTTLVCGSPGCGKTLLGMEFLVRGALHMDEPGVMLAFEETAEELTQNVRSLGFDLDQLIKDKKLILDTIPIEATEFEESGEYDLEGLFVRLGESIDAIGAKRIVLDTIEVLFGGLSNQGIIRSELRRLFQWLKDKNMTSIVTGERGEGSLTRQGLEEYVSDCVILLDHRVNEQMSTRRLRVVKYRGSMHGTNEFPFLIGQHGLSVLPITSLQLEHTVSKEKISTGVPQLDEMFGGEGVFCGSTVLVTGGVGTGKTSLVSHFAEAACRRGEHVLYFAFEESSPQIIRNMKSIGLNLEKWVQKGLLHIEASRPTLYGLESHLVNFYNAVNTHHPSLVIMDPINDFLSIGSTREIKSLFLRMVDFLKSHQITLICTGLVSHADFIQETEIGVSSLADTWILLSNLEFEGEHHRQLYILKSRGMAHSNKVRKYTMSHRGFSF; this comes from the coding sequence ATGCCACGGAAAAAATCATCAAACAAAATCGTCCATTCGGAATTTCCAAAAGCGCCCACCGGCATTCAAGGCCTGGATGACATCACGTCTGGCGGGCTTCCCAGGGGACGAACCACGTTGGTTTGCGGAAGCCCGGGCTGTGGAAAAACACTATTAGGCATGGAGTTCCTGGTCCGCGGGGCCCTCCACATGGACGAACCCGGTGTGATGTTGGCGTTCGAGGAAACGGCAGAGGAATTGACCCAAAATGTCAGGTCCCTGGGGTTTGATCTGGACCAATTGATCAAAGATAAGAAATTGATTTTGGATACGATCCCCATTGAAGCCACCGAATTCGAGGAAAGCGGAGAGTATGATCTCGAAGGATTGTTTGTGCGACTGGGTGAGTCTATTGACGCTATCGGGGCCAAACGTATTGTGTTGGATACCATCGAGGTCTTGTTCGGCGGGTTATCCAATCAAGGTATTATCCGCTCCGAGTTGCGGCGTTTGTTTCAGTGGCTGAAAGACAAAAATATGACCTCCATTGTCACCGGCGAGCGGGGAGAGGGGTCCCTCACCCGTCAGGGACTTGAGGAATATGTATCGGACTGTGTGATTCTGCTGGATCATCGAGTGAATGAGCAGATGTCCACGCGCCGGCTGCGGGTGGTCAAATACCGGGGAAGTATGCATGGAACCAATGAATTCCCCTTTCTCATCGGACAACATGGATTGTCCGTGTTGCCCATCACCTCCTTACAACTCGAACATACCGTTTCCAAAGAAAAAATCTCGACCGGGGTTCCGCAATTGGATGAGATGTTCGGGGGGGAAGGGGTGTTCTGTGGGTCGACGGTGTTGGTGACTGGAGGAGTCGGGACCGGCAAGACGAGTCTGGTCTCGCATTTTGCTGAAGCCGCCTGTCGTCGGGGAGAGCATGTCTTGTATTTTGCCTTTGAGGAGTCGAGTCCTCAGATCATCCGGAACATGAAATCCATCGGACTTAATCTGGAAAAATGGGTGCAAAAGGGATTGCTGCACATTGAAGCGTCACGTCCGACCTTATACGGATTGGAATCCCATCTTGTGAATTTCTACAATGCCGTGAATACCCATCACCCGAGTCTCGTGATCATGGACCCGATCAACGACTTTCTTTCCATCGGGTCAACCCGGGAGATCAAGTCCTTATTTTTGAGAATGGTGGATTTCCTCAAGTCTCATCAGATAACGTTGATTTGCACAGGCCTCGTCTCTCATGCGGATTTCATTCAGGAGACGGAGATCGGCGTGTCCTCCCTCGCTGATACCTGGATACTGCTGTCAAATCTGGAATTCGAGGGCGAACACCATCGGCAATTGTATATTTTAAAATCCCGTGGCATGGCGCATTCTAATAAGGTTCGGAAATATACGATGAGTCATCGGGGGTTTTCATTTTAG
- a CDS encoding tetratricopeptide repeat protein, which yields MSPPPSLRPEVLHIVPATSPPSETCTAHAPVTNECVEAGLRRKRELLRAEPAYQVNSPATHLKLAEILTQQGDPNGAIEEYRAAIQLNPDLAGAFQGLGAVYLDQHEWKQAEVALDRAAQLERGNSQTEYWLGRSRLAQQKFHEAQQAFSTATRLNPNDAEAFSDLGLTYMAHGQPSNAIKALRQAIGLRPDYSEAHSRLELVEAFKHHQDQLVLETEKILHLLFRRE from the coding sequence ATGAGCCCACCCCCTTCTCTTCGGCCGGAAGTCCTGCACATTGTTCCTGCAACCTCACCACCTTCAGAGACCTGCACCGCCCACGCCCCAGTCACGAACGAATGTGTCGAAGCCGGTCTTCGGAGGAAGCGTGAATTGCTCCGGGCGGAACCCGCATATCAGGTCAATTCTCCCGCTACTCATCTCAAATTGGCGGAAATACTCACCCAGCAGGGAGATCCGAACGGCGCCATTGAGGAATATCGGGCCGCGATTCAACTTAATCCCGATCTCGCCGGTGCGTTTCAGGGTCTGGGAGCCGTCTATCTTGATCAACACGAATGGAAACAGGCCGAAGTAGCCCTTGATAGAGCCGCACAATTAGAGAGAGGGAATAGTCAGACTGAATACTGGCTGGGACGGTCACGATTGGCACAACAAAAATTTCACGAGGCTCAGCAGGCATTCAGCACCGCGACAAGATTGAATCCCAACGATGCGGAGGCCTTCTCCGATTTAGGCCTGACCTACATGGCACATGGTCAACCCTCGAATGCCATCAAGGCTCTTCGTCAGGCCATTGGCTTGCGACCGGATTATTCAGAGGCCCATTCCCGCCTGGAGCTGGTGGAGGCCTTTAAACACCACCAGGATCAACTCGTCCTTGAGACCGAAAAAATTTTACATCTTCTCTTCCGAAGGGAATAG
- a CDS encoding transporter, which yields MRISCFPNIKRIGRSLPGVLGWSLCMVLIGQSWCFGQENGGEATSSRPWIMGQASSFSAAIATDRPTFSLSPATIAPGRIQIETGYTFSLEKASPDVKTHNFPETLVRIGLTETVEFRVEWPNLTYIDNGRDVNGFNDLGLGFKVQVWQQKGYRPRLSFVGRLSIPTGDKDFSSDRVDPLFRTILTYGLDEQVGIFGTVNIGSPTSQGTRFVRVSSSLGLSAILRDRLTGFVEYFGLYPRDVASGSANFLQTGVLYQLTYNLQLDALVGGGLTHGSDDFLTGAGISWRF from the coding sequence TTGCGAATATCCTGTTTTCCCAACATTAAAAGAATTGGTCGATCGCTCCCTGGAGTCTTAGGATGGTCACTGTGTATGGTCCTGATCGGACAGTCCTGGTGTTTCGGGCAGGAGAATGGAGGCGAAGCTACTTCCTCTCGTCCGTGGATCATGGGGCAGGCCAGCTCTTTTTCCGCGGCGATTGCGACGGATCGGCCGACATTCAGCCTGAGTCCGGCCACGATCGCTCCAGGACGCATTCAAATCGAAACGGGATATACCTTTTCTCTTGAAAAGGCATCTCCCGATGTCAAAACGCATAACTTCCCTGAGACCCTCGTCCGTATTGGATTGACCGAGACTGTGGAGTTTCGCGTGGAATGGCCAAACCTGACTTACATTGACAATGGCCGTGATGTAAATGGGTTTAATGATCTTGGCCTGGGATTTAAAGTGCAGGTCTGGCAGCAAAAAGGGTATAGGCCACGGTTGAGTTTCGTCGGCCGACTGTCGATTCCCACGGGAGATAAGGATTTTTCTTCGGATCGGGTCGACCCGCTATTCCGGACGATTTTGACGTATGGGTTGGATGAACAAGTGGGAATATTCGGGACGGTGAATATCGGCAGTCCCACTTCTCAGGGAACGCGGTTTGTTCGAGTTTCTTCGTCGCTCGGGCTCAGCGCCATCCTTCGTGATCGCTTAACCGGATTTGTGGAATATTTCGGATTGTATCCCAGGGATGTGGCGAGTGGGAGCGCAAATTTTCTTCAAACGGGTGTGCTCTATCAACTGACATACAATCTTCAACTGGATGCACTCGTCGGAGGCGGCCTGACTCATGGAAGCGATGATTTCCTGACGGGTGCGGGAATCTCGTGGAGATTTTAG
- a CDS encoding PAS domain-containing protein, with the protein MENPNASHTKSEEILPGQATDLAMAPVGPETKECESVGFEERILLGVLAHAEEALVVCDTSGNIIRASHAVNRYYHLQCLNRPFDEIFHLSLPHGMKQPSAGSSANLSRKYLSRILAGESLHNEAVCLTTEDGTFAEVLFGAHPLQDEHQRVIGAIMTFGDSGPLLHSEYILKRHNDVLENIIAGNPLSIILEKLCLEIEQYFKAGVRASILLLEDGCRLCHAASPSLPESYSQAINGLEIGPEVGSCGAAAYLKEPVYVANISEHPNWVHFKELAGRHGIQACWSTPILASDGHVLGTFALYAPVLRLPSTEEKEYLEFLAHSASIAIEKVQAQERLLQQKHALEVVNRIGSSLAAELNLEKLVQSVTDACRELTGAEFGAFFYNMVNEKGESYALYTISGVPREAFDGFPMPRNTPIFAPTFSGDEVVRIADVTADPRYGQMPPYHGMPPGHLPVKSYLAVPVVSRSGEVLGGLFFGHSQPNMFTQTGEAILIGIASQAAIAIDNARLYQSAQKEIEQRKHVSENLRRLASIVESSQDAIYSLNRAGMITSWNNGAEKMYGYAASEIVDQSFSILLPPESRQDIFSDLAFLLNQTGATLQESLRMKREGVVFPVSLTISPILDVDGNLIGHSLIERDISEQKRIGEALRSSESRHQAIWENSPTAKFVKDLNGTYQLINKRIETIFQMPREAILGKTDYELMNPADARRLRANDQEILDSRTPKEFEEQIELPDGVHTYLSVKFPLYDAQGIPHAICGIATDITARKQAEQALQELNDSLEQRVSDRTRDLLVYQENLRAMTSELVVTEQRERRRLSTELHDYLAQLLVVCRMKLAQALNEWSMPALKTNLDEIDQILSDSLSYTRTLIAELSPSILYELGLVPALKWLGQQMERHDLRVQVQHGDQAIELSEDQAIFVFQAVRELLFNIIKHSGVSEALVSLKRTASQELHVKVEDAGKGFHPSPISTDYSKPGRFGLFSIRERTEALGGHFYIESAPGKGTQATLVVPLQPVSPTVASNSDSKGIPKPLDPIAQGGSRKKVVRILLVDDHAMIREGIRTLLENHEDFVIVGEAKNGEEAIAVAQLVLPDVVIMDVNMPKMNGIEATKWLTRKHPSIRVIGLSVHEDKQIEKMLLEAGAATYVTKGSVASQLVEAIRQVVNQIS; encoded by the coding sequence ATGGAAAATCCGAACGCCTCCCATACCAAGTCTGAAGAAATTTTGCCGGGCCAGGCCACCGATTTGGCCATGGCTCCCGTCGGACCTGAGACAAAGGAATGTGAGAGCGTAGGATTCGAGGAACGTATTCTCCTCGGAGTCTTAGCTCACGCTGAAGAAGCCCTGGTTGTGTGCGATACGTCGGGAAACATCATTCGCGCCAGCCATGCGGTCAATCGTTACTATCACCTTCAATGCTTGAATCGCCCATTTGATGAAATCTTTCATCTATCCCTTCCGCACGGGATGAAGCAGCCTTCCGCTGGATCTTCAGCAAATCTGAGCAGAAAGTACCTCTCACGAATTCTGGCCGGAGAATCATTGCACAACGAAGCCGTCTGCCTGACAACAGAGGATGGAACGTTTGCCGAGGTCCTGTTCGGTGCCCACCCGCTACAAGATGAACACCAGAGAGTGATCGGCGCAATTATGACGTTTGGCGACAGCGGGCCACTACTCCATAGCGAATATATTCTCAAACGCCATAACGACGTGCTGGAAAATATTATTGCCGGCAACCCTCTTTCCATTATATTGGAAAAGCTTTGCCTGGAAATTGAGCAATATTTTAAGGCCGGTGTTCGGGCTTCTATCCTTCTGCTGGAGGATGGATGTCGGCTGTGTCATGCTGCGTCCCCCTCTCTACCCGAGAGCTATAGTCAAGCAATAAATGGTTTGGAAATCGGTCCGGAGGTAGGATCTTGTGGTGCAGCAGCCTATCTCAAAGAGCCTGTGTATGTGGCAAACATTTCCGAGCATCCGAATTGGGTGCATTTTAAGGAATTAGCCGGGAGACATGGGATACAGGCCTGCTGGTCTACGCCGATTCTCGCGAGTGATGGGCATGTCCTCGGCACCTTTGCCTTATATGCTCCTGTTCTACGGTTACCCTCCACTGAAGAAAAAGAGTATCTGGAATTTCTTGCGCATTCGGCCTCCATTGCCATTGAAAAAGTGCAGGCTCAGGAACGGCTTCTGCAGCAAAAACATGCGCTGGAGGTGGTGAATCGAATCGGCAGTTCGTTGGCAGCCGAATTGAATTTAGAAAAACTGGTTCAATCCGTCACGGATGCGTGTCGGGAATTAACGGGAGCGGAATTCGGGGCGTTTTTTTATAATATGGTGAATGAAAAGGGAGAGTCTTATGCCTTATATACCATCTCCGGTGTTCCGCGCGAAGCCTTTGATGGGTTTCCCATGCCGAGAAATACGCCTATTTTCGCTCCGACATTTTCTGGGGATGAGGTTGTTCGAATCGCCGACGTGACGGCCGACCCTCGATATGGACAAATGCCTCCTTATCACGGAATGCCCCCCGGGCATCTTCCCGTCAAGAGTTATCTGGCGGTCCCGGTCGTATCCCGCTCCGGAGAAGTTTTGGGGGGATTATTTTTCGGGCATTCACAACCCAACATGTTTACCCAAACGGGTGAAGCCATTCTCATAGGTATTGCTTCGCAGGCTGCGATTGCCATCGATAATGCCCGTTTATACCAATCCGCTCAGAAAGAAATTGAACAGCGAAAACACGTTTCGGAAAATCTGAGACGATTGGCCTCAATTGTGGAATCATCTCAGGATGCCATTTATAGTCTCAATAGGGCCGGGATGATCACCAGTTGGAACAATGGGGCGGAAAAGATGTATGGGTATGCTGCCTCCGAAATCGTGGATCAGTCTTTCTCCATTCTCCTTCCTCCGGAATCACGACAGGACATCTTTTCAGACTTAGCCTTTCTTTTAAACCAAACCGGGGCGACGCTTCAGGAATCCCTCCGAATGAAAAGGGAGGGTGTGGTGTTTCCTGTATCCTTGACGATTTCTCCAATTCTGGACGTGGATGGAAACCTGATTGGCCACTCCTTGATTGAACGGGATATTTCCGAGCAAAAACGAATTGGAGAAGCCCTTCGATCGAGTGAAAGCCGCCACCAGGCGATATGGGAAAATTCTCCAACGGCAAAATTTGTGAAAGATTTGAATGGGACCTATCAACTGATTAATAAACGGATTGAAACCATTTTCCAAATGCCTCGGGAAGCCATTTTGGGAAAGACGGATTATGAATTAATGAACCCGGCTGATGCCCGACGCCTACGGGCGAATGACCAGGAGATTCTCGACTCCCGAACCCCGAAAGAATTTGAAGAGCAGATAGAACTGCCGGATGGGGTGCATACGTATCTGTCCGTGAAATTTCCTTTATACGATGCCCAAGGAATTCCCCATGCGATCTGTGGAATTGCAACGGATATTACCGCGAGAAAACAGGCAGAGCAGGCCCTGCAGGAATTGAACGATTCCTTGGAGCAACGGGTGTCTGATCGGACTCGTGATCTGTTGGTCTATCAGGAGAATCTGCGGGCCATGACCTCCGAGTTGGTGGTCACGGAACAACGGGAACGGCGACGCTTGTCCACCGAACTGCATGATTATCTGGCGCAATTGCTTGTGGTCTGCCGGATGAAACTGGCTCAAGCCCTCAATGAGTGGAGCATGCCTGCCTTAAAGACCAATCTGGATGAAATCGATCAAATCCTTTCCGACTCCCTTTCCTATACACGCACGTTGATTGCCGAGCTGAGTCCCAGCATTTTGTATGAACTCGGGCTCGTTCCGGCGCTGAAATGGTTGGGTCAGCAGATGGAGCGCCATGACCTGCGTGTGCAGGTACAGCATGGAGACCAGGCCATAGAGCTTTCAGAGGATCAGGCTATTTTTGTGTTTCAGGCCGTTCGCGAATTGCTCTTTAATATCATTAAACACTCCGGAGTGAGCGAAGCCCTCGTTTCCCTCAAGAGGACCGCATCCCAGGAACTTCACGTAAAGGTGGAGGATGCGGGGAAAGGCTTTCACCCATCGCCGATTTCAACAGATTATTCCAAACCTGGAAGATTCGGGCTATTTAGTATTCGAGAACGAACGGAAGCGCTAGGCGGTCACTTTTACATCGAATCCGCGCCAGGGAAGGGAACGCAGGCGACCCTCGTGGTTCCGCTTCAGCCGGTCTCACCAACGGTTGCGTCGAACTCAGATTCCAAAGGAATTCCAAAGCCTCTCGATCCAATCGCGCAAGGTGGTTCAAGGAAAAAAGTTGTTCGAATTCTTCTGGTCGATGATCATGCCATGATTCGTGAAGGAATCCGAACCCTGTTGGAAAACCATGAAGATTTCGTCATCGTGGGAGAAGCAAAAAATGGAGAAGAAGCGATAGCGGTAGCCCAACTGGTCCTACCCGATGTGGTGATCATGGATGTCAACATGCCAAAAATGAATGGCATTGAGGCGACAAAGTGGCTTACCCGGAAACACCCTTCAATCAGGGTCATCGGATTGTCGGTTCATGAAGACAAACAGATCGAAAAAATGCTGCTCGAAGCCGGGGCCGCCACGTATGTGACCAAAGGGAGTGTCGCCAGCCAACTGGTCGAGGCCATCCGACAGGTCGTGAATCAAATTTCCTAA
- a CDS encoding AAA family ATPase, whose amino-acid sequence MYFNFFGLRTKPFNTTPDPDFLYLSPGHKQALGSLIYGIKEKKGFIAVTGQVGLGKTTILRSFLNQNPQANQETVYLLNPNLSFTNLLKTLLRELGHTPIEGDDAEVLEQLHFVLIDKYREGRTVVLLIDEAQNMPVDTLEHLRMLSNLETPKDKLIQIVLLGQPELDALLDRYELRQLRQRIAVRAIIQPLSKPESFEYIRHRLDKAGGEGKKIFTKSATALIVQEAKGIPRRLNILCDNALVTAFGYNTALVTAKIAKEVIGDLTGRPAHSLWKLVPLIGLALILVLGLVALLPLTESKLSDMSSMPGAGQLVKETENPDQDLASDQDLLSVEEYTPSPTQTGPTLTERAQTFVTQSVSEVFEKLRNRVSSNAELTTTQPPGKTPINPDNQEDLLLAGMPPENFQHEAPPFSDEREAPSTSKTVLPEILPLPQEHFDLSTQEEVLVKAEAGSPENEASLGQDETATPFIQSDQHALPELLIQEEGIATAEASSMLEGNPVLQDEAKTLSENVSEDNLLGMSPENLSERAGQTTVVAEKQINPPSQDSPPSVPVAQSRVTSQESPSKPEVGSPSSPVTRIVKKGDTMAKLLHDVYGSASPSRVQFVLEHNRHITSVRRMYPGQKIIFPPLKVFESKRKVPEADVTLVSVEDKQLPSSKKIFASSSEQTKPNETKVEAKRESPYAVATVQEGDTLEKLVKVVYGSSHPSYVQRVLEYNPKIQNPKKIFPGQDIAFPKIPKDVKTQTDQTSEANPSE is encoded by the coding sequence ATGTATTTTAATTTTTTCGGGTTACGGACCAAACCATTTAACACCACCCCGGATCCGGATTTTTTGTATCTCAGCCCCGGCCACAAACAGGCGTTGGGTTCGCTGATCTATGGAATAAAGGAAAAAAAAGGATTTATTGCCGTCACCGGCCAAGTTGGTCTTGGAAAAACGACGATTCTCCGATCGTTTCTGAATCAAAATCCTCAGGCCAATCAGGAAACGGTATATCTCCTCAATCCTAACCTGTCATTTACCAACTTACTCAAGACCCTGCTGCGTGAACTGGGACACACCCCCATCGAGGGGGACGATGCCGAAGTGTTGGAACAACTGCATTTCGTCCTCATAGACAAATACCGGGAAGGCCGGACCGTGGTGCTCTTGATTGACGAAGCGCAAAATATGCCGGTGGACACATTAGAACATCTGCGGATGTTGTCAAATTTGGAAACCCCAAAAGACAAGCTCATTCAAATTGTGCTCTTGGGTCAACCGGAATTAGATGCCCTTCTCGATCGGTATGAACTCCGGCAGTTACGGCAACGCATCGCCGTACGAGCCATCATTCAACCCCTCTCCAAGCCGGAAAGTTTTGAATATATCCGGCATCGGTTGGACAAGGCCGGAGGGGAAGGGAAAAAGATTTTTACCAAATCGGCCACAGCCCTAATTGTTCAGGAAGCCAAGGGAATTCCCCGGCGCCTGAATATTCTCTGTGATAATGCCCTGGTCACCGCCTTTGGGTACAACACAGCCTTGGTGACAGCTAAAATTGCCAAAGAGGTGATCGGTGACCTGACCGGCCGACCCGCTCACTCGCTCTGGAAATTAGTCCCCCTGATTGGCTTGGCTCTCATCCTTGTCCTTGGACTGGTCGCGCTCCTGCCCCTGACTGAGTCAAAACTTTCGGATATGTCTTCAATGCCTGGGGCTGGACAACTGGTTAAAGAAACGGAGAATCCGGATCAAGACCTCGCATCTGATCAAGATCTCCTCAGTGTAGAGGAATATACCCCATCCCCTACTCAAACAGGTCCGACCCTGACGGAAAGAGCACAGACCTTCGTAACGCAATCAGTATCTGAAGTCTTTGAGAAATTACGAAACCGGGTCAGCTCGAATGCCGAATTAACCACGACTCAACCCCCTGGCAAAACACCTATAAACCCTGACAACCAGGAAGACCTCCTACTTGCCGGAATGCCACCGGAAAACTTCCAACATGAGGCACCTCCATTTTCAGATGAGCGAGAGGCACCCTCAACCTCAAAGACCGTATTGCCTGAAATCCTTCCCCTCCCACAAGAACACTTCGATCTCTCCACGCAGGAAGAGGTTCTAGTGAAGGCTGAAGCAGGCAGTCCGGAAAATGAAGCGAGCCTTGGTCAGGATGAAACAGCAACACCATTTATCCAGTCAGACCAACATGCACTCCCTGAGCTCTTGATCCAGGAAGAGGGTATAGCGACGGCTGAAGCAAGTAGTATGTTAGAAGGAAATCCGGTACTTCAGGATGAGGCAAAGACACTATCTGAGAATGTCAGTGAGGACAATCTGCTTGGAATGAGTCCTGAAAACCTCAGTGAGCGTGCAGGACAAACCACAGTAGTCGCTGAAAAACAAATCAATCCACCTAGCCAAGATAGCCCTCCTTCGGTCCCTGTCGCACAATCACGTGTGACATCGCAGGAAAGTCCAAGTAAGCCAGAGGTGGGTTCCCCATCTTCACCCGTCACCAGGATCGTGAAAAAGGGTGACACAATGGCAAAATTATTGCATGATGTGTATGGGTCGGCTAGTCCATCTAGAGTTCAATTTGTTCTTGAACATAATCGTCACATTACGAGCGTGCGAAGAATGTATCCGGGACAAAAAATTATATTTCCGCCCTTAAAAGTGTTCGAGAGCAAAAGAAAGGTGCCTGAGGCAGACGTGACTTTGGTGTCGGTTGAAGATAAGCAATTACCTTCTTCGAAAAAAATATTTGCCAGCTCTTCCGAGCAAACCAAACCGAATGAAACCAAGGTTGAGGCCAAACGCGAATCCCCCTATGCTGTGGCTACCGTACAAGAGGGCGATACGCTAGAAAAATTGGTCAAGGTTGTCTATGGGTCGTCTCATCCGAGCTATGTTCAACGTGTTTTGGAGTACAACCCCAAAATACAGAATCCCAAGAAAATCTTTCCGGGGCAGGACATTGCCTTTCCGAAAATTCCTAAGGATGTGAAAACGCAGACAGACCAGACATCTGAAGCCAATCCATCTGAATAA
- a CDS encoding CpsD/CapB family tyrosine-protein kinase, which translates to MSKVYEALQQAYENQLEVIKIHPIEERPRSQPVVVSNLPPLKMRREMVQLEQRLAGLLPDPQHNIIQFISSRNQEGVSTIVQEYGRVLVETQGKSVLLVDGDSQKITQHQFFGIPPKISLQYIMRNGGDLDQAITPVQHSRLFLAMLSGDSSESLQHEVITNKRDLWNHIRKQFDMILIDTAPIDISDEGLELCAAADGVVMVVEAEKTRSQVISNLRDRISHSGGNLLGIVFNKQRYYIPKWVYRRI; encoded by the coding sequence ATGAGTAAAGTATACGAGGCCTTGCAACAGGCCTACGAAAATCAACTAGAAGTCATCAAGATCCATCCAATAGAAGAACGCCCACGTTCGCAGCCGGTCGTCGTTTCCAATTTACCTCCCCTAAAAATGCGCCGAGAGATGGTGCAACTGGAACAACGCCTTGCCGGCCTTCTTCCTGATCCCCAACACAACATTATTCAATTTATCAGTAGCAGAAACCAGGAAGGGGTCTCGACTATTGTTCAGGAGTACGGAAGAGTCCTGGTTGAAACACAGGGGAAGTCCGTGTTGCTGGTGGATGGAGATTCTCAAAAAATAACACAACATCAATTCTTTGGGATTCCTCCAAAAATCTCGTTGCAATATATTATGCGTAATGGAGGGGATTTAGATCAGGCCATCACACCTGTTCAACATTCCCGCTTGTTCCTCGCCATGCTTTCTGGAGACAGTTCAGAAAGCTTGCAACACGAGGTCATCACAAATAAGCGGGATTTGTGGAACCATATACGAAAACAATTCGACATGATTCTCATAGATACCGCACCGATCGATATCTCTGATGAGGGCTTGGAATTGTGTGCAGCCGCTGATGGGGTGGTGATGGTGGTGGAAGCAGAAAAAACCCGCTCACAAGTCATCTCAAATCTCCGAGACCGGATTTCGCACAGTGGTGGAAATCTCCTAGGTATAGTCTTCAATAAGCAGCGTTATTACATTCCAAAGTGGGTCTACAGGCGAATATGA
- a CDS encoding GumC family protein — MSNLPSQPTRLNQESGFFSLRDILTILFKHQWEIIAIFVFCTMLSYIVPMKMTPIYRAESSLMVKIGREHMYNAEVGDHSPKMAFDLQAVVEPEIKILTSRDLIKKVVETIGVKSLYPEIFEMDKLTISPLEVALTYFPGNLSVDRPGKSNVIVVGFEHQNPQVAAQVVNLLGDFLKEKHLAIFSNPQTSFLEEQVQTLRKNLEQSETALQEFKREHGISSILDQRNLLFDQRQTIDSRSKANEDQVQGLSSKINSLKRQLHDIPQYIPISTETESEHPTINATRNELLALRRKEQQLLGKYQESSRMVTDVREEIALIQTLINKQEAQAKEQIKTVRNPVYQDIQLELLSSESELTSLKTKQGVFLGQIVEIDSHISRLNQLEKQFDGLQREVNKDKENLKIYVEKLEMANISTEMDKKQLANVSVIQSASPPISPIKPKKSLILYFGIAFGLLSGVAWAFVSEFFKGGYTRPEQLSLEQGIPVLASINYKK; from the coding sequence ATGAGCAATCTTCCCTCCCAACCAACCCGCCTCAATCAAGAAAGTGGGTTTTTTAGTCTACGGGATATCCTCACGATTCTATTCAAACACCAGTGGGAAATCATCGCGATCTTCGTATTTTGTACAATGCTTTCCTACATTGTTCCGATGAAGATGACACCGATTTATCGAGCAGAATCAAGTCTTATGGTGAAAATAGGAAGAGAGCACATGTACAATGCGGAAGTAGGAGACCATTCCCCGAAAATGGCTTTTGATCTCCAAGCAGTTGTTGAGCCTGAAATTAAAATTCTCACCAGTCGAGATCTCATCAAAAAGGTTGTGGAGACCATTGGGGTTAAAAGTTTATATCCCGAAATTTTTGAAATGGATAAATTAACCATTTCGCCTCTTGAGGTTGCATTAACGTACTTCCCGGGAAATCTATCTGTAGATAGACCAGGAAAATCGAATGTGATTGTGGTTGGCTTTGAGCACCAAAATCCCCAGGTAGCTGCACAGGTGGTGAATTTACTCGGTGATTTTTTGAAAGAAAAGCATCTTGCCATTTTCAGTAATCCGCAGACCTCCTTTTTGGAAGAGCAGGTGCAAACACTTCGTAAAAATTTGGAACAATCCGAAACCGCTCTGCAAGAATTCAAGAGAGAGCATGGGATTTCTTCCATATTAGATCAACGAAATCTCCTCTTTGACCAACGGCAAACGATAGACAGTAGATCAAAAGCTAATGAGGACCAAGTCCAGGGCTTAAGCTCAAAAATAAACTCCTTAAAAAGGCAGTTACACGATATTCCTCAATACATTCCTATTTCGACTGAAACCGAAAGCGAACACCCGACCATCAATGCCACACGAAACGAGTTGCTGGCTCTCAGGCGAAAAGAACAACAACTTTTAGGAAAATATCAGGAAAGCAGTCGAATGGTTACTGATGTTCGGGAGGAAATAGCTCTAATTCAGACATTAATTAATAAACAAGAAGCCCAAGCCAAAGAGCAGATAAAAACAGTCAGAAACCCTGTCTACCAAGACATTCAGCTAGAGCTTTTGAGTTCAGAATCTGAGTTAACTTCGCTCAAGACCAAGCAAGGAGTCTTTTTGGGACAAATTGTAGAAATTGATAGTCACATTTCACGACTCAATCAATTAGAAAAACAGTTTGACGGACTCCAACGTGAGGTCAACAAAGATAAAGAAAATTTAAAAATTTATGTGGAAAAACTTGAAATGGCAAATATCTCCACAGAGATGGATAAGAAGCAACTTGCAAATGTGAGCGTGATACAATCCGCCTCACCACCAATTTCACCGATTAAACCGAAAAAGTCTCTCATCTTGTACTTCGGTATCGCTTTTGGGTTGCTAAGTGGAGTGGCTTGGGCATTTGTGTCGGAATTCTTCAAGGGCGGATACACAAGACCAGAACAACTCTCGCTTGAGCAGGGAATCCCTGTCCTTGCCAGCATTAATTATAAAAAGTAA